In one Candidatus Nitronereus thalassa genomic region, the following are encoded:
- a CDS encoding DUF2628 domain-containing protein, translating to MKQCAACEQQNPDDASFCHSCKQVFPEEPAAPQPSEVPNEDHLWKTFIGPNPTVMFSPAKGWVWRPAAQYYLAKFSAFRSAPSPRFELSWNWAAFLFDFLWFLYRKMYMYAALYAVGPFLALYLTGIPTVGVVWKIMAAVTANYLYFWHVKEHLDKLKAHGLVDQASQEKFLQEEGGVQTYVIWLSAILMIFGMLFSSQFVEMYGDGFPIEQSAPDPRVQLDNH from the coding sequence ATGAAACAATGTGCCGCTTGTGAACAACAAAATCCCGACGATGCGAGTTTTTGCCATAGTTGCAAGCAGGTGTTCCCCGAAGAACCTGCCGCTCCGCAGCCATCGGAAGTTCCCAACGAGGATCACCTCTGGAAAACCTTCATTGGCCCCAATCCCACCGTCATGTTTTCCCCTGCCAAAGGATGGGTCTGGCGACCCGCCGCGCAATATTACCTCGCTAAATTTTCCGCATTTCGGTCGGCTCCGAGTCCACGGTTTGAGTTATCGTGGAACTGGGCCGCGTTTTTATTTGATTTTCTCTGGTTTCTTTACCGCAAAATGTATATGTATGCAGCATTGTATGCAGTAGGTCCGTTTTTGGCGTTGTATCTGACAGGGATTCCTACCGTTGGGGTGGTATGGAAAATCATGGCGGCAGTCACCGCGAACTATCTCTATTTCTGGCACGTGAAAGAACATTTGGATAAACTCAAAGCCCATGGCTTGGTTGACCAAGCCTCTCAAGAGAAGTTTTTACAAGAAGAGGGCGGAGTCCAAACCTATGTCATTTGGTTAAGCGCCATTTTGATGATTTTCGGCATGCTGTTTTCTAGCCAATTCGTCGAAATGTATGGGGATGGGTTTCCTATAGAACAATCGGCGCCTGATCCTCGAGTGCAGTTAGACAACCATTGA
- a CDS encoding 2,3-bisphosphoglycerate-dependent phosphoglycerate mutase, translating into MKQLVLIRHGESQWNLENRFTGWVDVPLSPRGEEEAKEAGKKLQAFRFNQAFTSVLTRAIKTLEIVLGVIGQTDLKVEKNQALNERMYGDLQGLNKAETIEKHGAEQVHQWRRSFDVRPPGGESLKDTAERVIPYYEKKIWPALSNGESILVVAHGNSLRALVMHLNQLSQEEVLELNIPTGGPWLFELDDAGNVVNHRYL; encoded by the coding sequence ATGAAACAGTTGGTGTTAATTCGGCATGGGGAGTCGCAATGGAATCTCGAGAATCGATTCACGGGATGGGTAGATGTCCCCCTGAGTCCTCGAGGGGAAGAAGAGGCAAAGGAAGCCGGAAAGAAATTACAGGCCTTTCGGTTTAACCAAGCCTTTACCTCGGTTCTGACGAGAGCCATTAAGACCCTCGAAATTGTCTTGGGGGTCATTGGCCAAACGGATCTCAAGGTCGAAAAGAATCAGGCGCTCAACGAACGGATGTATGGAGATCTTCAAGGGCTCAATAAGGCTGAAACCATTGAGAAACATGGGGCCGAGCAAGTGCATCAGTGGCGCAGAAGTTTTGATGTTCGCCCGCCTGGAGGCGAAAGTCTGAAAGATACGGCCGAAAGGGTCATTCCCTATTATGAAAAGAAGATCTGGCCAGCCCTTTCAAACGGGGAGTCTATCTTGGTAGTCGCCCATGGAAACAGTTTACGCGCCTTGGTCATGCACTTGAACCAACTGAGCCAAGAAGAGGTGCTGGAATTAAATATTCCAACGGGGGGGCCTTGGCTTTTTGAACTCGATGATGCCGGCAACGTGGTCAATCATCGATACTTATAG
- a CDS encoding acetylornithine transaminase produces MLTEELEHDSSEYLMPTYARLPISIVRGQGCKVYDAEGREYLDCVAGVAVNILGHGHPDLVNAIEKQARHLIHASNLYYSEPQVRLAKKLAELSFGDKVFFCNSGAEANEAAIKLARKYSTETFGPERCEFITMHNSFHGRTLATLTATGQSKVHKGFAPLPVGFSYATLNDLDSVKSLMTPRTAAILVEPIQGEGGVVVADQSFMKELRALCTERQILLILDEIQTGIGRTGTMFAYEQYGIEPDIMTLAKGLGGGVPIGACIATDHVAQAFSPGSHGSTFGGNPLACAASLAVLRVIEDSQLLEKVQAIGSYLTKGLQELQSRIPLIKDIRGIGLLQGMELSIEGKSVVQDCQARRVLINCTVDRVLRFIPPLIITQKDVDQLIGVLSAVLSKRL; encoded by the coding sequence ATGCTCACTGAAGAACTCGAACACGATTCCTCCGAATATTTGATGCCAACCTATGCCCGATTGCCCATCAGCATTGTCCGGGGGCAAGGGTGCAAAGTGTATGATGCCGAGGGTCGCGAATATTTGGATTGTGTGGCCGGGGTCGCGGTCAATATACTGGGCCATGGTCACCCCGATCTGGTAAACGCCATTGAAAAACAGGCTCGCCACCTCATACATGCGTCCAATCTGTATTATTCCGAGCCTCAAGTGCGGCTCGCCAAGAAGTTAGCGGAGTTATCTTTTGGTGATAAGGTGTTTTTCTGTAACAGTGGCGCTGAGGCGAATGAAGCCGCCATCAAGTTGGCTCGAAAGTATTCTACCGAAACCTTTGGACCGGAACGTTGTGAATTCATTACCATGCACAACTCGTTTCACGGGCGAACCCTGGCGACCCTCACGGCGACCGGTCAATCTAAAGTCCACAAGGGCTTTGCCCCGTTACCGGTTGGCTTTTCTTATGCCACATTGAACGATCTTGACTCGGTCAAAAGTCTCATGACCCCCCGCACGGCGGCCATCCTGGTGGAACCCATCCAAGGCGAGGGAGGGGTGGTGGTGGCCGATCAGAGTTTCATGAAAGAGCTGCGAGCCCTTTGCACGGAACGTCAAATCCTTTTGATATTGGATGAGATCCAAACGGGCATCGGACGAACCGGCACCATGTTCGCCTACGAACAGTACGGAATTGAACCCGATATCATGACGCTCGCCAAAGGTCTGGGTGGTGGCGTGCCCATAGGCGCCTGTATTGCCACGGATCATGTCGCCCAAGCTTTTAGTCCGGGTTCCCACGGATCTACCTTTGGAGGAAATCCGCTCGCCTGTGCGGCGAGTCTTGCTGTGCTTCGGGTTATCGAAGACAGTCAGCTCTTGGAAAAAGTCCAAGCCATTGGATCCTACCTAACCAAAGGTCTTCAGGAATTACAAAGCCGGATTCCACTTATCAAGGACATCCGAGGGATCGGCCTTTTACAGGGCATGGAGCTGTCAATTGAAGGTAAATCCGTGGTGCAAGATTGTCAGGCCCGACGAGTACTCATCAATTGCACCGTGGACCGGGTTTTGCGGTTTATTCCCCCCCTGATCATAACGCAGAAGGATGTCGACCAATTGATTGGTGTGCTCTCCGCGGTCTTGAGCAAACGACTCTGA
- a CDS encoding 3',5'-cyclic-nucleotide phosphodiesterase, which translates to MKINVLGCHGSDLLVRNEETELHCRSVGLLVNDQVMIDAGTGAFELDWDQQQRLMYIVCSHVHLDHVQGLPALADNRIGTAGESLTVASIEPVLEELKAHIFNGRVFPELFALPTTEKPSLQALTLVEEQQVLLSGIEFVPIPVNHTVPTVGYVVRDDEAAWVFSGDTHQTDRLWEVAKQIPNLKAAFIEASFPDEMHDFAVLTKHLTPSLLMQEFKKLERPELPVFAYHLKPRFRDRVAQQLSRLGIRHLHVLQEEEEINI; encoded by the coding sequence TTGAAGATCAACGTATTGGGGTGCCATGGATCGGATTTATTGGTCAGAAACGAAGAGACCGAACTTCATTGTCGAAGTGTAGGCCTCCTTGTCAATGATCAAGTGATGATAGATGCAGGAACTGGAGCCTTTGAACTCGATTGGGATCAGCAGCAACGCCTCATGTATATTGTGTGTTCTCATGTCCATCTGGACCATGTCCAGGGACTTCCTGCCTTGGCAGATAATCGTATAGGAACAGCGGGGGAATCCCTCACCGTGGCCAGCATTGAGCCAGTGCTGGAAGAGCTTAAAGCTCATATCTTTAATGGTAGGGTATTTCCTGAATTATTTGCCTTGCCGACAACGGAAAAGCCAAGTTTGCAAGCCTTGACGTTGGTCGAGGAACAGCAGGTATTGCTATCTGGAATAGAATTCGTCCCCATCCCAGTGAACCACACGGTGCCCACGGTAGGGTATGTGGTGCGTGATGACGAGGCCGCCTGGGTATTCAGTGGAGATACTCATCAAACCGACCGGTTGTGGGAAGTTGCCAAACAGATACCAAATTTAAAGGCGGCCTTTATTGAAGCCTCTTTCCCAGACGAAATGCATGACTTCGCGGTGTTGACCAAACATCTCACTCCCTCGCTTCTGATGCAAGAGTTTAAGAAATTAGAGCGTCCCGAACTTCCCGTGTTCGCTTACCATCTCAAACCTCGGTTTCGTGACCGCGTGGCTCAGCAACTCAGCAGGCTGGGAATTCGCCACCTTCATGTTCTTCAAGAAGAAGAGGAAATCAATATCTAA